DNA sequence from the Candidatus Kaistella beijingensis genome:
TCACCATTGCGTCTGCAATAATTTTGCGGACTCTATCCATTTGAATCACTTCATCACCTTCTGAAACTGCAATTGGTGCAGAAGTTTGCGAAGTGGGTTTTGCGACTGGACTTGCTTTAACCTCAACCTTTTCCTCCATCTTTTGTGTTCCTCTATTTTTCACGAAATGCAAAATATCTTCTTTCGTAATTCTTCCTTCTAAACCGCTTCCTTTGATTGAGTTTAATTCAGCTTCCGAAATATTTTCTTGCTGAACGATTGATTTTACCAAAGGCGACAAATATAAATCGGTTGCAGGAAGACCTGTAGAAATCTTTGCGCTTTCCATAGATTCTTCCAAGCCTTTTACGATTTCTGGTTCCACATTTGGCAATTCTGTTTTTACTTCAGCGTGGGATTTTGGTTCTTGTGGTTGTTCTGCTATGGCTTCACCTTCGCCTGCAACTTCTAGAATTGCGATGGCCTCCCCAATTTTTGCCACCTCATCTTTTTGTTTCAGAATCTTTACAATTTTTCCCGAAACCGGTGTCGGAACGTCGGAATCCACCTTATCGGTCGCGATTTCCACAACGGAATCATCTTCTTTCACCATATCGCCTTCATTGAATAACCAACTGATGATTGTTGCTTCCATCACACCTTCTCCCATCGAGGGAAGTAATAATTTATATTCTGCCATTTTAGTTATTGGATTTTCACAAAGATAAAATTTTTTAAAGAATTTAAAAATTTCCCTACCAAAATTACGAATTCAATAATTTAAATTATTTTTTTCTCATCGAACTTTAGGAAACCGTGGCACATCACCATTAACATAACGGAAAAGAAAAGTTGATTTGCAAAGGGTTTATCAGTAAATA
Encoded proteins:
- a CDS encoding dihydrolipoamide acetyltransferase family protein; the protein is MAEYKLLLPSMGEGVMEATIISWLFNEGDMVKEDDSVVEIATDKVDSDVPTPVSGKIVKILKQKDEVAKIGEAIAILEVAGEGEAIAEQPQEPKSHAEVKTELPNVEPEIVKGLEESMESAKISTGLPATDLYLSPLVKSIVQQENISEAELNSIKGSGLEGRITKEDILHFVKNRGTQKMEEKVEVKASPVAKPTSQTSAPIAVSEGDEVIQMDRVRKIIADAMVNSKRTSPHVTSFIESDVTNVVRWRAKHKDIFEKREGEKLTFMPIFVRAVVKAIQDFPMINVSVDGDKIIKKKNINIGMATALPDGNLIVPVIKNADQLSLSGLAKAINDLAYRARNKKLRPEDTQGATYTISNVGSFGNLMGTPIIPQPQVAILAIGAIVKKPAVLETKDGDVIAIRQLMFMSHSYDHRVVDGSLGGMFLKHVHDYLQNWDMNTEI